GTTTTGAACTGTGAACCAGGAACTATTTCCAAGTAGAAATTCTAACAATACTGAATTTATTGGCAGGACCTGAGTCGCACTAAAGCACTAAAACCTGTCCTGATCGGCCACCGAGCGTTGATTGGCGCTATAGGCGGAAGTGCTGCCTATAGTATCCTGATCAGCGGTACCGTTTTGAACTCCGTTGCACAACTACCAACAAGGGCCCGCGCGATAATGACCAGTACGTTTTGCAAATGGAGGGCAGGTCGGGCCCTGTCAGCCGCAGTGTATTGCCTGATCCTTGCCGCCTGCGGCGGTGGTGGCAGTGCGTCGCCGTCGGCGAGTTCTGTAGTCACTATTTCCGGCACCATGAATTTTGAGTATGTGCCTACCAACCCAGGGTGCATCGGGCTGAATTACACTGCCACAGAAACCCGCCCGATTCGCGGAGCAACGGTGCAGGTGATTGACGCCTCGACCAGCACCGTACTGGGTAGCACGGTGACCGATGACAACGGAGGATATTCATTAAATGTGAGTGCCGGCATTAGTGTATTCCTGAGTGTACGTTCGGAGCTAAAGCGTAGCGGTACGCCGTCATGGGATGTTGAAGTAAGAGACAATACGAGAAACACAACAGTGCCGCTAGAACAACGCCCGGTTTACGCGCTGGATTCAGGCAACTTTAGCAGCGGCAGCGCTGACCAGACGCGCAACCTGACGGCGACCACAGGCTGGAACGGGGTGAGATATTCCGGGATACGGGCAGCGGCACCGTTTGCAGTATTGGACAGCATCTACGATGCCATGCGGCTGGTGCTGCAAGCGGACAATACGGCAAATTTCGAACCCCTGGATGTGTTCTGGAGTGTCAACAATGTGCCCGATGGTGGCGATGGAACCATGGAAGATATTGCAGCCGGTCGTATAGGCACCTCGTACTACAGCTCGGACAACAAGATGTTCCTGCTGGGCGCGGCTGACAGTGACACAGAGGAATTTGACAGTCACGTCATCGTCCATGAATGGGGGCATTATTTCGAAGATGCATTTTCGCGGTCCGACAGCATCGGCGGGGTGCACGGTCCGGGTGACCGCCTGGACATGCGACTGGCGTTCGGCGAAGGCTGGGCGACTGCGTTGTCCGGCATGGCGCTGAATAGCTCCTTGTATTGTGATACCTCGGCAGCAGGACAATCGAACGGCTTTTCAATCAATATCGAAAATTCCTCGCAAAGCCGTCGCGGCTGGTTCAACGAGTTCTCGGTCATGGAACTGGTTTTCGACCTGTGGGACGACAGCGTGGAAGTGGGCCGCGGTGACAGTGGCAGCATAGGCTTCACACCGATCTACGACACCATGGTGAATCGCCAGTCCGTTACATCAGCGCATACCAGCATCTTCTCGTTCACGACCGAACTAAAAGACGAATCACCGTCCAGCGCTGCACTCGTCGACGAGTTACTTGCTTATCACAATGTCAACGGCAGTGGCGTGTACGGCGATGGCGAAACCAACGATGCCAACAGTGCTACGCCACAGGATGCATTACCGGTCTACACGCAGATAAACCCGACCGGCGTGCCACTGAATATATGCGTGAACAACGAACACGATAACTCGCAATCGAATGGCAACAAGCTGTCGCAACACCGTTTTCTGCGTTTCTCGGTGGCAGCGCCGTCCCGCTATGCATTTCGCCTGGAGGTTGATGCGGCGACATTGGCCAGCCTGCCGAGCGACGATCCGGCCAATGACTCTGACCAAAGCGATCCGGACGCGGAAGTGTTTCTGAACGGGCAGGTCGTTGCTCAGGGCTTTAGCGGAACCGCCAATGTCGAGGCCTTTGAATCCTTCGGTGTACTGGCCGTCGGCAACTACGTCATGGACCTGACGGACTGGCGATACGCTGACGAGCAGACTGTTGCCGCTTATCCCAATCGGGTTTGTTTTGATGTTACGGTGCAGCCGACAACCTGATTCTGTCGCTGCTGCGTCAATGGTGAACTGAATGACCAATAAACTGATGTGTATCTCTCTGCTGCTAGCGCTTGTTGTCGCAGGTTGTAACAGCGCCGATCAAGAATCCGCCCGGAAAGCAGCCGCGTCACCCGAAATAGCGGCCAAAGTGAACAATGAATTGCCGGTCAGGTCGCCCGGCAAGCCTGGCGCGCCCATTACCATTGCCTACACGGTGCTCGGCACGCCGGTCGTTGGTCAGCCGGTGGCGATTGAAGTAAGGGTATCGACATCTTTGAGCGAGGCGCCGGTGCGGGTCAGCTATTTCGTCAATGACGTTGAAAGCATGCGCTTTCCTGAATCGCAAGCAAGAACGACTGAATTGAGTGCGCCGGCGGACGAGGGCTATGCCGCCCGCCAGGTCACGGTCATCCCACTGCGTGAAGGTCGTTTGTATTTGAACGTCACGGCCGAGGTGGAAACGTCGGCAGGCCGCATGCTGAAGACGATGGCCGTGCCCATCGCCGTGGGACAGGGTGCTGCTGACCCCGTGCTCAATGGCGAGCTGCGCGAGACAGCTGATGGCGAAACCGTCATCTCGATGCCGGCTGTTGAAAATTAGCCACTGGCCTGTGGGTCCTGCCGCAGACCGGCTCATTATGTTAATGCAGCCTGTCCAAACCAGCCCCAAAGACCCGCTGGGCAGCTCAGATCTGTTGCCAAATGCTCCGCCAGCCCTTTATCCATAAGGGCTGCAGCGTTCCGGGAATTTATTCCCAGTATTGTTTCCGATTCGAGAGGCGCATCACAGTCGCTGTTCTCTCCTTTGTCTAGATTGGCTTGGCACATTGCCACAGATCAGCCACGGATAGCGGTCTGTGGGTCATAAGACAAACCTTGATTCCGACCACTAATGATCGGTCAAGGACAGCGCATATAAAGATTGCGGGGAAACCGACGCTCAGATGCAAACGGAAAGCAACGAGCAGCGACCAGACAACAACAAAGAGCATTCCGGGCAACTGGATCTCAATACCCTGGTCGAGTTACTGAACCAGCATTATGACAAGATGCAGACGACGGTTAGTCGATCACTTGCACAGTCATTGCCGGCCTCGACACCTATTGAAATTATTTTTGACAGTGTTACCGATGCGCTGCTGTCGGTTAGTGCGTCAGGAATCATTCGAAACTGCAATCGAGTTTGCAGCCGCTATTTTGATCTCGCGAAGGAAGATCTGATCGGCTCCGAACTGGGCCGGATACTGCCGTTTGTTGAAGGCAAGACTCTCCCGTGCAGTCTCGAGCCGTTCATGTCCGATCTGGATGACACGCATATCGAATTCAACAGCGGTGAAGTCGATGCTGTATCCGGGTCCGGCCGACAGTTTGTCGCCGAGATCAATGCCAGCAAACTAAGTGGCGTCGACGAAGATATTTTCGTGATCAGCTTGCGTGACGTGACAGACCGACGAGACGCGGAACGCATCCTGCGGGACAATGAAGAACGTTATCGTGCGTTGGTCGAGAATGCGCCTGAAGCCATCCTGGTTCTGGATGTAGACAAGAATCGATTCAGCGACGCGAATGACAATGCTTGCCTGCTGTTCAATTTGTCGCGCCGCCGCTTGTTGAGCGCGGGACCTGAAGCAATCAGCCCGAAAATGCAGCCCGATGGTACGCCGTCTTTCGGCGTGCGTCGTGGTTACATTGACCGTGCTCTGAATGGTGAGCACCCGACATTCGAATGGCTGCACAAAGATGCGAACGGCAAAGAAATTCCCTGCGAAGTTCGTTTCAGCCGCCTCCCGTCGGGCGACAAGCGGCTCGTTCGTGTAAGTATCACTGATATCTCCGAACGTAAACGCAATGAAGAACTCTCGTACGCCCAGAACAAAATTCTGGAAATGATTGCGGCGAGCACGCCGTTTGATCGCACGATGCGGTCGATCTGTCGATGCACGGAAAAAATTAGCAGCGGCTTGCGCACGGCTGTCATGCTGCTCGATTCCACACAATCCACATTGAGTGTCGAGGAGGCACCCAGTCTTCCGGACGCGTTTCGTGTCCAGCTCGACCATACGCGTGTAGCTGAAAACGCGATTGCCTGTGGTTTGGCCGTGCATCGCAGTCGCGAAACCGTCGTCAGAAACATCAGCACGGAATTGGCATGGAAAGGCCTGCACGCAAGCGCCGAAGAGCACAAGATCCGTGCCTGTTGGTCATTTCCGTTGTACGCGAGCGCCGGTCACATAATCGGGACGCTTGATGCCTATGTTGACGAGCCGCGAGAACCTACTACGGATGAGCTGGATAAACTCGGACGCATGGCAAAACTCGCCGGCATTGCCATCAAGCGCGAGATAGATGAAGAAAAGTTGCGCAGCAGTGAAAGTCGCTACCGTGGCCTGTTTGAAAATGTTGTCGATGGCGTCTACATCTCGTCGCGGGAAGGTGAAATCATCACGGTCAATCCTGCACTGGTCGACATGCTCGGCTACGAGAGCGCAGAAGAACTAAAAGGTGCTGGCCGCACAACCAAGCTCTACGTGAATCCCATTGATCGTGAACGTGTTTTTGCGAGGCTGGAGGCGCAAGGTTTTGTGAGGAACTTTGAAGCCCGTTTGCGTCGCAAGGACGGCCGTGAAATTGTGGTGCTGGAGAACTCGCGTGCCGTCTACAACAAGGACGGTGTCATCGTTGCTCACGAAGGTACGATCACTGACATCACAGATCGCAAAGTCGCGGAAACCCGCGTGTTTGAAGAGAAGGAGCGTGCCCAGGTAACGCTGCAATCGATCGGCGACGGCGTTATTACGACCGATGCAGCGGGTTGCATAGATTATATTAACCCGGTGGCACAAGACCTCAGTGGCTGGGATATACGTTCAGCCCGTGGTCAGCCCATCGAGAAAATTCTGACAATTATCAATGAACATACTCGTTCAACGGTTGAGAATCCGGTTACCCGTTGTCTGAAAGAGGGTCGGGTCATAGCGTTGGCTGAGAATTCCGTGTTGATCGCCAAGCAAGGTGTGGAGATTCCCATTCAGGATTCGGCCGCACCGATTCGCGACCGAATCGGCAATATAATCGGCGCGGTCATGGTCTTCCACGATGTCAGCCGCGAAACGCGATTGTTCCGCCAGTTGTCCTACCAGGCGTCACATGACGCGATCACCGGGCTGATAAATCGCAGAGAATTCGAAAACCAGCTGGTGGCAGCGCTTGAGAGTACCGCCAGCAACGGTCAACTCACGCACGGCGTGCTCTATGTGGATCTTGATCAGTTCAAGGTGGTCAATGATACGTTTGGCCATACCGCCGGTGATGAGCTG
The DNA window shown above is from Woeseia oceani and carries:
- a CDS encoding EAL domain-containing protein encodes the protein MQTESNEQRPDNNKEHSGQLDLNTLVELLNQHYDKMQTTVSRSLAQSLPASTPIEIIFDSVTDALLSVSASGIIRNCNRVCSRYFDLAKEDLIGSELGRILPFVEGKTLPCSLEPFMSDLDDTHIEFNSGEVDAVSGSGRQFVAEINASKLSGVDEDIFVISLRDVTDRRDAERILRDNEERYRALVENAPEAILVLDVDKNRFSDANDNACLLFNLSRRRLLSAGPEAISPKMQPDGTPSFGVRRGYIDRALNGEHPTFEWLHKDANGKEIPCEVRFSRLPSGDKRLVRVSITDISERKRNEELSYAQNKILEMIAASTPFDRTMRSICRCTEKISSGLRTAVMLLDSTQSTLSVEEAPSLPDAFRVQLDHTRVAENAIACGLAVHRSRETVVRNISTELAWKGLHASAEEHKIRACWSFPLYASAGHIIGTLDAYVDEPREPTTDELDKLGRMAKLAGIAIKREIDEEKLRSSESRYRGLFENVVDGVYISSREGEIITVNPALVDMLGYESAEELKGAGRTTKLYVNPIDRERVFARLEAQGFVRNFEARLRRKDGREIVVLENSRAVYNKDGVIVAHEGTITDITDRKVAETRVFEEKERAQVTLQSIGDGVITTDAAGCIDYINPVAQDLSGWDIRSARGQPIEKILTIINEHTRSTVENPVTRCLKEGRVIALAENSVLIAKQGVEIPIQDSAAPIRDRIGNIIGAVMVFHDVSRETRLFRQLSYQASHDAITGLINRREFENQLVAALESTASNGQLTHGVLYVDLDQFKVVNDTFGHTAGDELLSQVTEIIQSNIRSTDILARLGGDEFGVLLERCDEERAMDVAEAIRSAIEEHRFTWQEAFTNVRCSIGVVVVTQESPSVASVMSSADVACYTAKDMGRNQTHLYRDSDASVRHEEMKWVSRITSAVEDNRLELFYQPIITIGTQHDSAPGHYELLLRMRDENGELVQPDQFIPAAERYNMMSTLDRWVVKQSLEKLADRSSDHDVARFTLAINLSGTSLSEDRFLEFVVDELKKHKLPKGAICFEITETAAISNLSRVVHFMQALKALGCKFSLDDFGSGLSSFTYLKNLPVDYIKIDGQFIRNVVDNSVDESMVRAINQVGQAMGIETIAERVENLAVLDKLAELGVSHAQGYYIARPTSVDSFAPWSATAHAAPLMA